From Patescibacteria group bacterium, a single genomic window includes:
- the pyrH gene encoding UMP kinase, which translates to MKKEFIIISLGGSLIVPNGGINTEFLKKFNDFIRKHVSLGKRFFIVCGGGRIARHYRDAGQAVMGKKLTDDDLDWLGVHATRINAHLLRTIFKDLAHPRVIDKYDVKYDTDTYPVIICSGWKPGWSTDYNAVLLARDYKSKTLINLSNIDMVYDKDPAKFKDATPIERTSWEYFRTLVGDVWNPGLNTPFDPIASKLAQKIGLTVVVLRGDNLENLEKVFEGKKFTGTVIAPFQIDASFYNQAYFEGGKSGERKGYTTDSFVKFRRILRDIYRAIKIKLLLNPKTLLDVGCGTGQMVYFLRLLGVEAQGLEISQYLLSKARPQVKKYLKMGNIMSLPYKDSSFEVVTTADVLEHVPTEDLKVAVLECNRVAQKFVLHKIFTTENQWIKHFHGPDISHVSVFGKNWWYKFWKELNLKPAEKFYPSLPVFMETLFLLEKKK; encoded by the coding sequence ATGAAAAAAGAATTTATAATTATCTCATTGGGTGGTTCTTTAATCGTCCCTAATGGTGGTATTAATACCGAATTCCTCAAAAAATTTAATGATTTTATCAGAAAACACGTCAGCCTTGGCAAGCGATTTTTTATCGTTTGCGGCGGCGGCAGAATTGCCAGGCATTATCGCGATGCCGGCCAGGCGGTGATGGGGAAAAAATTAACCGATGACGATCTTGACTGGTTAGGTGTTCATGCGACAAGAATTAACGCTCATCTTCTACGGACTATCTTTAAAGACCTAGCTCACCCTCGAGTTATTGATAAATATGATGTCAAATATGACACGGACACTTATCCAGTCATTATTTGTTCTGGTTGGAAACCGGGATGGTCAACTGATTATAACGCGGTTTTATTGGCAAGAGATTATAAATCCAAAACCTTAATTAACCTTTCCAATATTGATATGGTTTATGATAAGGATCCGGCTAAATTTAAGGACGCGACGCCGATTGAACGAACCTCTTGGGAGTATTTTCGTACGCTAGTCGGTGATGTTTGGAACCCCGGTTTGAACACTCCTTTTGATCCCATAGCTTCAAAATTAGCCCAAAAAATAGGTTTAACCGTTGTTGTCCTGCGGGGTGATAATTTGGAAAATTTGGAAAAAGTTTTTGAGGGTAAAAAATTTACCGGCACGGTTATTGCTCCTTTTCAAATTGATGCCTCTTTTTATAATCAGGCTTATTTTGAGGGAGGTAAAAGCGGCGAAAGAAAAGGCTATACAACTGACTCTTTTGTTAAATTTCGGCGCATATTAAGGGATATTTACCGGGCGATAAAGATTAAATTACTTCTAAATCCCAAGACGCTTTTGGATGTGGGTTGCGGAACCGGGCAAATGGTTTATTTTTTAAGGTTATTAGGGGTTGAAGCTCAAGGATTGGAAATTAGTCAGTATCTTTTATCCAAGGCCAGACCGCAAGTTAAAAAATACTTAAAAATGGGGAATATTATGTCTTTACCCTACAAAGACAGTTCTTTTGAGGTCGTAACGACAGCCGATGTTTTGGAACATGTTCCGACCGAAGATTTAAAAGTAGCGGTTTTAGAATGTAATCGGGTGGCTCAGAAATTTGTTTTACATAAAATCTTTACGACCGAGAATCAATGGATTAAACATTTTCATGGTCCGGATATTTCTCACGTTTCTGTTTTTGGGAAAAACTGGTGGTATAAATTTTGGAAAGAACTTAACCTAAAACCCGCAGAAAAATTTTATCCAAGCCTTCCTGTTTTTATGGAAACTCTTTTTCTGCTTGAGAAGAAAAAGTAA
- a CDS encoding PEP/pyruvate-binding domain-containing protein gives MMPLVLPLPAVKKKDEPIVGAKAFRLAQLISRDLPVPGAFVLTTVAFDLFFEKNNLGYLLERLSLQNDRSILENICRELKRKIKKGEFPKNLKEQINQEIFKNKLKRLAVRSSATSEDLAFASFAGQFESYLNIKEEKVFDFIKTCWSSLYEERVVAYTLYHQIPMHEIKMAVLVQEMINAEKGGVIFTKDVLRDDERLIIIEAARGLGTQVVDGIVEPDRFVVEKTDLKIIQRKLKSHKPVLNDEEVFQLASLGLLIENFYQKPQDLEWAAQKEKIYLLQTRPITV, from the coding sequence ATGATGCCTCTAGTTTTACCTCTTCCGGCCGTAAAGAAGAAAGATGAACCGATTGTGGGCGCTAAGGCTTTTCGTCTAGCGCAATTAATTAGCCGTGATTTGCCCGTTCCCGGCGCCTTTGTTTTAACCACCGTCGCTTTTGATCTTTTTTTTGAGAAAAATAATCTAGGTTATCTTCTGGAACGGCTTTCTCTGCAAAATGACAGAAGTATTCTTGAAAACATTTGTCGTGAACTTAAAAGGAAAATTAAAAAAGGAGAGTTTCCCAAGAATTTAAAAGAACAAATTAACCAAGAAATTTTTAAAAATAAATTAAAAAGATTGGCCGTTCGCTCTTCGGCTACTTCCGAAGATCTTGCTTTCGCTTCTTTTGCCGGTCAATTTGAAAGCTATTTAAACATTAAAGAGGAAAAAGTTTTCGACTTTATCAAAACCTGTTGGTCTTCTTTATATGAAGAGAGAGTTGTTGCTTACACTTTATATCACCAAATTCCCATGCATGAAATTAAGATGGCGGTTTTAGTTCAAGAAATGATTAACGCAGAAAAAGGAGGAGTTATCTTTACTAAAGACGTCTTGCGAGACGACGAAAGATTGATTATTATTGAGGCGGCCAGGGGTTTAGGAACACAGGTTGTTGACGGAATCGTTGAGCCAGATAGATTTGTGGTTGAAAAAACGGACTTAAAAATTATTCAGCGGAAATTAAAAAGCCATAAACCGGTTCTTAATGACGAAGAAGTTTTTCAATTGGCAAGCCTTGGGCTTTTAATTGAGAATTTTTACCAAAAACCCCAGGATCTTGAATGGGCGGCCCAAAAAGAAAAAATTTATCTTCTTCAGACGAGGCCGATTACTGTTTGA
- a CDS encoding PEP/pyruvate-binding domain-containing protein has product MKYVKDLLESSIKTERVEGFKKLAKARLPIPDVKIIDNQAFLLCEKKGITEPLQKEIEAVFFNLKKKYPRRGFYVGRAFSVPGFTNPPGPYSVVRSAKDMIKGVEKLYNFACQSRYNKKGAKIGVIIHPWIDPKAPFGGGCLTLSNSQQKVIIEAIYGLDEGVQSFPHDFYIVDFETEKILEKVVAEKKEDLEVNNDLMIRSLKIPRNLWNKAVFSDKQILQVISYFKHFVKTYGPHRMEFAFEREGLFFRECIPFLLTKEKAPHLKEEGSVFRLNTKSDLPKIGKEQRIIFVDPIVIKKRQMNLLTFLATNSQDKKIILYPGSASTGHAATIFRETGHLVVFIGNQIFKDKDKVLVETKNGELAVKRL; this is encoded by the coding sequence ATGAAATACGTCAAAGATTTATTAGAATCCTCAATTAAAACGGAAAGAGTTGAGGGATTTAAAAAATTAGCCAAAGCAAGATTGCCAATTCCTGACGTTAAGATTATTGACAATCAAGCCTTTCTTCTTTGTGAAAAGAAGGGAATAACAGAACCGCTTCAAAAAGAGATTGAGGCGGTTTTTTTTAACTTAAAGAAGAAATATCCTCGGCGGGGATTTTATGTCGGTCGGGCTTTCTCTGTTCCCGGTTTTACCAATCCTCCCGGCCCCTACTCGGTAGTAAGAAGCGCCAAAGACATGATTAAAGGCGTAGAAAAGCTCTATAATTTTGCCTGCCAAAGTCGATACAATAAGAAAGGCGCTAAAATTGGAGTCATTATTCATCCCTGGATTGATCCTAAGGCCCCCTTCGGCGGCGGTTGCTTGACTCTTTCCAACAGCCAGCAAAAGGTTATTATTGAAGCTATTTATGGTTTGGATGAAGGGGTTCAAAGTTTTCCTCATGATTTTTATATTGTCGATTTCGAAACGGAAAAGATTCTAGAAAAAGTAGTGGCGGAGAAGAAAGAAGACCTGGAGGTAAATAATGATTTAATGATTAGAAGCCTAAAAATTCCCAGAAATTTATGGAACAAAGCTGTGTTTTCCGACAAACAAATTCTCCAGGTAATTTCTTATTTCAAACATTTTGTTAAAACTTACGGGCCTCATCGGATGGAGTTTGCTTTTGAAAGAGAGGGCCTTTTTTTCAGGGAATGTATTCCTTTCCTTTTAACTAAAGAGAAGGCGCCCCACCTCAAAGAAGAGGGAAGTGTCTTTCGTCTTAATACAAAAAGTGATTTGCCTAAAATCGGTAAGGAGCAAAGAATTATCTTTGTAGATCCGATAGTCATCAAAAAAAGACAAATGAATCTTTTAACCTTTCTTGCTACCAACAGTCAGGACAAAAAAATCATTCTTTACCCTGGTTCAGCCAGCACCGGCCATGCGGCCACTATTTTTCGGGAGACTGGTCATCTCGTTGTTTTTATAGGTAACCAAATTTTTAAGGACAAAGATAAGGTGCTGGTTGAAACAAAAAATGGAGAATTAGCAGTTAAAAGACTATGA